A section of the Pseudomonas prosekii genome encodes:
- a CDS encoding GNAT family N-acetyltransferase codes for MPETSTAIADIHMLDSGYSREARSLLYQAYRHEPTFGYLFEAERPGYEQRVRATVRELVKQHFLQDLPAIGLLVNDRLIGIALIAPPQRRLGITESWAWRLRMVLSTGFRCTRRYLEYHDAVTACVPTDSVHVLPLLGIHPQFQGKHFGEQLLQAVHNWCAVDEHSQGVVLDTGNPRYLEFYKRQGYEEIGEVAVGPIREHVFFHANPQVLQTATA; via the coding sequence ATGCCTGAAACCTCGACTGCCATTGCCGATATTCACATGCTCGACAGCGGCTATTCCCGCGAAGCGCGCTCCTTGCTGTACCAGGCTTACCGCCACGAACCGACTTTCGGTTATCTGTTCGAAGCCGAGCGCCCCGGCTATGAACAGCGGGTCCGCGCCACTGTGCGTGAACTGGTCAAGCAACATTTCCTGCAGGACTTGCCGGCCATCGGCCTGTTGGTCAACGACCGTTTGATCGGGATTGCCCTGATCGCGCCGCCGCAACGACGCCTGGGCATCACCGAAAGTTGGGCCTGGCGCCTGCGCATGGTGCTCAGCACCGGTTTCCGCTGCACTCGACGTTACCTCGAATACCACGATGCGGTGACCGCCTGCGTGCCGACCGATTCGGTCCACGTGTTGCCGTTGCTGGGGATTCATCCGCAGTTCCAGGGCAAACATTTTGGTGAGCAACTGTTACAAGCGGTGCACAACTGGTGTGCGGTCGATGAACACTCCCAAGGTGTAGTCCTCGACACCGGAAACCCTCGATATCTCGAGTTCTACAAGCGACAGGGTTATGAGGAAATCGGCGAAGTGGCCGTAGGACCGATCCGCGAGCACGTGTTTTTTCACGCCAATCCGCAGGTCCTGCAAACAGCAACGGCATAG